A window from Tenacibaculum singaporense encodes these proteins:
- a CDS encoding response regulator transcription factor, with the protein MRKEKQSALLADNCPLICETYKNIISKIARLNPNFNFNTDITYNCNGAYDIIKKTIEKETSLNFVVLDLKLSPAKNRKILSGEDLGLLIRKLLPSTKLIVSTDCNDNYRIHNIFKSLNPEGFLVKSDLTSKELKNAIKNVTNNIPYYSKTVLSLLRKEVSNNFSIDSIDRQILYELSLGSKMKDMPNYIPLSAASIEKRKRHLKKIFNVKAKGDRELILVAKEKGFI; encoded by the coding sequence ATGAGAAAAGAAAAACAATCTGCCTTATTAGCGGATAATTGCCCGCTTATTTGCGAAACGTACAAGAACATAATATCTAAAATAGCTAGATTAAACCCAAATTTTAATTTTAACACGGACATTACCTATAATTGTAATGGAGCTTACGATATTATAAAAAAGACAATTGAAAAAGAAACCTCTCTAAACTTTGTTGTTTTAGATTTAAAACTTTCACCTGCTAAGAACAGAAAAATTTTATCCGGCGAAGATTTAGGTCTTTTAATCAGAAAACTACTACCAAGTACAAAACTGATTGTTTCAACTGATTGTAATGACAACTATAGAATTCACAATATATTTAAAAGCTTAAATCCTGAAGGTTTTCTTGTTAAAAGTGATCTAACTTCAAAAGAGTTAAAAAACGCTATAAAAAATGTAACAAACAATATTCCTTATTATAGTAAAACTGTTTTAAGCCTTTTGAGAAAAGAAGTTTCAAACAATTTTTCTATAGACTCAATAGACCGACAAATTCTATATGAACTTTCATTAGGTTCTAAAATGAAAGACATGCCTAACTATATACCACTTTCTGCAGCTAGTATTGAAAAACGAAAACGACATTTAAAAAAAATATTCAATGTTAAAGCTAAAGGAGACAGAGAGTTAATATTAGTAGCAAAAGAGAAAGGATTCATTTAA
- a CDS encoding vitamin K epoxide reductase family protein, producing the protein MKDTLINLVQKLLKKNSISFDKEELAFQIQSHPSYPSLHAITGVLDHFNIENVAADVPVNSETLSQLPNCFIAQVNSDYGQDLIVVERKKLDYIIYDSENKKTKLTESEFLNKFTGIIVAVEETEDYQTTKNNSKLVKTIGFSLLAVFALFFVFNNSTSWYNTFYFLLSITGAVISVAIIKHELGLKTSIGDAFCSGADDKKDCDAVLTSKGAEILKGYKLSDFSMLYFIGLSLLTFTQISNPVISYTISLLAIPITLYSLYYQYAVVKKWCLLCLSIVGVLWLQALAPVLTNNYINTFVVSDFVTLGLIASFTWLTWSYIKPLFTEVQKLKKEKIASVKFKRNYALFDSLLQKSPQLDTQLTDSKEIIFGNLNSNLEITIVTNPFCGHCKPVHAHVDEILKRYHNNVKIKVRFNVSVEDKNSDVVKITSRLIEIYNTQGEKECLQAMDAIYEGQKPAAWLKKWGECSNKETYTLELEKEKNWCTENAINFTPEILVNGKSFPKEYNRTDLILFIEDLEENSQTSNVSLKTA; encoded by the coding sequence TTGAAAGACACATTAATCAATCTAGTACAAAAATTACTTAAGAAAAATAGTATTTCTTTTGACAAAGAAGAATTAGCTTTTCAAATTCAAAGTCATCCTTCTTATCCTAGTTTACATGCAATTACAGGAGTGTTAGATCATTTCAATATTGAAAATGTTGCTGCCGATGTTCCTGTTAATTCAGAAACTCTTTCACAATTACCCAACTGTTTTATTGCTCAAGTAAACAGTGATTATGGCCAAGATTTGATTGTAGTAGAAAGAAAAAAGTTAGATTACATAATTTACGATTCTGAAAACAAAAAAACGAAACTTACTGAAAGTGAATTTCTAAATAAATTTACAGGAATTATTGTTGCTGTTGAAGAAACAGAAGACTATCAAACAACCAAAAACAACTCCAAGCTAGTAAAAACTATTGGTTTTTCTCTACTTGCTGTTTTTGCTTTATTCTTTGTTTTTAACAATTCAACTTCGTGGTATAACACTTTTTATTTTCTACTATCAATTACTGGAGCTGTTATTAGTGTTGCAATTATAAAGCATGAACTTGGATTGAAAACATCTATTGGTGACGCCTTTTGTTCAGGAGCTGATGATAAAAAAGATTGTGATGCTGTATTAACCTCAAAAGGTGCTGAAATTTTAAAAGGATATAAATTAAGTGATTTTAGTATGCTTTATTTTATAGGGTTATCTCTTTTAACCTTTACTCAAATTTCTAATCCTGTAATTTCATATACTATTAGTTTACTTGCAATACCTATAACATTATATTCTTTATACTACCAATATGCAGTTGTAAAAAAATGGTGTCTTTTATGTTTAAGTATTGTTGGGGTACTTTGGTTACAAGCATTAGCTCCTGTATTAACAAACAACTATATTAATACTTTTGTAGTAAGTGATTTTGTTACTTTAGGTCTAATAGCTTCTTTTACTTGGTTAACTTGGAGTTACATAAAACCTTTATTCACTGAAGTTCAAAAACTCAAAAAAGAAAAGATAGCAAGTGTTAAATTTAAAAGAAACTATGCGCTATTTGATAGTTTATTACAAAAGTCACCTCAACTTGACACTCAATTAACTGATAGCAAAGAGATTATTTTTGGAAACCTTAACTCCAACCTTGAAATAACAATAGTTACCAATCCTTTTTGTGGGCATTGTAAACCTGTTCACGCTCATGTTGATGAAATACTTAAAAGATATCATAACAATGTAAAAATTAAAGTACGATTTAATGTAAGTGTAGAAGATAAGAATAGTGATGTTGTTAAAATTACTAGCAGACTTATAGAAATTTACAATACACAAGGAGAGAAAGAATGTCTCCAAGCCATGGACGCTATTTATGAAGGACAAAAGCCTGCTGCTTGGTTAAAAAAATGGGGTGAATGTTCTAATAAAGAAACTTATACCTTGGAGTTAGAAAAAGAAAAGAATTGGTGTACAGAAAATGCTATCAACTTTACTCCAGAAATTTTAGTAAACGGAAAATCATTCCCTAAAGAATATAACAGAACTGATTTAATATTATTTATTGAAGACTTAGAAGAAAATTCACAAACTTCTAATGTTTCATTAAAAACAGCATAA
- a CDS encoding peptidase domain-containing ABC transporter: MKKFPNYKQTEAKDCGPTCIKIIAKHYGKTINTQQLRSLSETTREGSSLLGLSEAVESIGFKSLGIKLAFNKLKEAPFPCIIHWNKNHYVVLYKIKKDLVYISDPAHGLITFTKEEFIQHWIGNNADENTEEGIALLVEPTPKFYQEEFEEDEKFGFSFIFKYLYKYKKFIAQLIIGLLAGSLLQLILPFLTQSVVDVGIKNQDLNFVYLILFAQLFLFIGKASLEIIRSWILLHLSTRINISLISDFFIKLMKLPISYFDVRMTGDLLQRINDHKRIERILTTSSLTVLFSFFNLLIFSLVLGYYSLQIFGVFVLGSVLYFGWVLFFFKKRKELDYKRFSQVSQEQSKVIELINGMQEIKLHNAERRMRWNWEYVQARLFKVATKSLALEQTQSVGSNFINELKNMFITILSAKLVIDGQITLGMMMAISYIVGQLNGPITQLINFMRDIQDAQISLDRLGEIHNMEDEEKPSDEKVTTIPENASIKLNNISFRYTGGLEPVLKDLSLEIPANKTTAIVGVSGSGKTTLMKLLLGFYQVDQGDIMINNFNLKNVSQKEWRRNCGVVMQEGYIFNDSIAKNIAVGEDYVNKEKLAHAIDVANIGDYIEGLPLGYNTKIGSEGNGLSTGQKQRLLIARSVYKNPKFLFFDEATSALDANNEKVIMGKLNEFFADKTAVVIAHRLSTVKNAHQIVVLEKGKIIEKGSHEELIKLKGSYYHLVKNQLDLGK, encoded by the coding sequence TTGAAAAAATTCCCAAACTACAAACAAACCGAAGCAAAAGATTGCGGACCTACTTGTATCAAAATCATAGCTAAACACTATGGTAAAACTATTAATACTCAACAACTAAGAAGTTTAAGTGAAACTACCAGAGAAGGAAGTAGTTTACTTGGTTTAAGTGAAGCTGTTGAGTCTATAGGTTTCAAGTCTTTAGGTATTAAATTAGCTTTCAATAAGCTTAAAGAAGCCCCATTCCCATGTATTATTCACTGGAATAAAAATCACTATGTAGTTCTTTATAAAATAAAAAAGGATCTCGTTTATATTTCTGATCCCGCTCACGGATTAATTACTTTCACAAAAGAGGAGTTTATTCAACATTGGATTGGTAACAATGCCGATGAGAATACAGAAGAGGGAATTGCTTTATTAGTGGAACCCACTCCTAAATTTTATCAAGAAGAGTTTGAAGAAGATGAAAAATTTGGATTTTCTTTTATTTTCAAATACTTATATAAATACAAAAAATTTATAGCTCAACTTATAATAGGACTTCTTGCCGGAAGTTTATTACAATTAATATTGCCTTTCTTAACTCAAAGTGTCGTTGACGTAGGTATTAAAAATCAAGATTTAAACTTTGTATATCTAATCTTATTTGCACAACTGTTCCTTTTTATTGGAAAAGCTTCTTTAGAAATTATTCGAAGTTGGATTTTACTACACCTTAGTACTAGAATCAATATTTCTTTAATCTCCGACTTCTTCATCAAGTTAATGAAGCTTCCTATCTCTTACTTTGATGTAAGAATGACAGGAGATTTACTACAAAGGATTAATGATCATAAACGTATTGAAAGAATTTTAACTACATCATCTTTAACAGTATTATTCTCTTTCTTTAATCTTTTAATTTTCAGTTTGGTATTAGGCTATTATAGTTTACAAATTTTCGGAGTGTTTGTGCTAGGAAGTGTGTTGTATTTTGGTTGGGTATTATTCTTCTTTAAAAAACGAAAAGAATTAGACTATAAACGTTTCTCTCAAGTAAGTCAAGAGCAAAGTAAAGTTATTGAACTTATCAATGGGATGCAAGAAATAAAGCTTCATAATGCTGAAAGACGTATGCGTTGGAACTGGGAGTATGTGCAAGCTCGATTATTTAAAGTAGCTACCAAAAGCCTTGCTTTAGAGCAAACACAAAGTGTAGGTTCAAACTTCATTAATGAACTTAAAAACATGTTCATTACCATACTTTCTGCAAAACTAGTTATAGACGGTCAAATTACCTTAGGTATGATGATGGCTATTAGCTACATCGTTGGTCAATTAAATGGCCCTATTACTCAACTAATTAATTTTATGAGAGATATACAAGATGCACAAATCTCTTTAGATAGATTAGGTGAAATACACAACATGGAAGATGAAGAAAAACCTAGTGATGAAAAAGTTACTACTATTCCTGAAAATGCTTCAATAAAATTAAATAATATTTCATTCAGATACACTGGAGGATTAGAACCTGTGTTAAAAGATTTATCACTTGAAATTCCTGCTAACAAAACAACAGCTATTGTAGGTGTTAGTGGAAGTGGTAAAACTACTTTAATGAAACTACTACTTGGTTTCTATCAAGTTGACCAAGGAGACATTATGATTAACAACTTCAATTTGAAAAACGTATCACAAAAAGAGTGGAGAAGAAACTGTGGTGTTGTAATGCAAGAAGGTTACATTTTTAATGATTCTATAGCTAAAAACATAGCTGTAGGTGAAGATTATGTTAATAAAGAAAAATTAGCTCACGCAATCGATGTAGCAAATATTGGTGACTATATTGAAGGTCTACCATTAGGATACAACACAAAAATTGGTAGTGAAGGAAACGGATTGAGTACTGGTCAAAAACAACGCTTATTAATTGCACGATCTGTTTATAAAAACCCGAAATTCTTATTCTTTGATGAAGCTACTAGTGCATTAGATGCCAATAACGAAAAGGTTATTATGGGAAAACTTAATGAGTTCTTTGCTGACAAAACAGCGGTGGTAATTGCACACCGATTAAGTACTGTAAAAAACGCGCATCAAATAGTGGTACTTGAGAAAGGAAAAATTATTGAAAAAGGAAGCCACGAAGAATTAATTAAATTAAAAGGAAGTTATTATCATCTAGTTAAAAATCAACTAGATTTAGGTAAATAA
- a CDS encoding HlyD family secretion protein gives MPNNTQDIEIRSEEVQEILTHLPNWMIRWGNTLLLGLIIMLLFISWFVKYPDVISTEVMVTTSTPPEKIYAKSTGQFEAFLTSEGKNVSEGDVLAVIENSASYKDVLLLKSIVDTIEVNQQKFFFPVDKVPPLILGDITSSYSQFENDYSEYVLNEKLTPFKSENFANQMSVIEARGRLQILLSQKELNLKELEFKEKDLERSRKMFGQGVISAKEKDQKEIEYLQAKRSYKTLESSISQIRELINNSAKNLEGTSIKKTQQDTRLKKKAIQSFLYLKKAIKDWEKQYALTSSIDGKVSFLSFWNKNQTVNTGDLIFTIIPNKGNSFIGKIEAPAANSGKIKKGQKVQIKLLNYPSDEFGELNGKVKSISLIPNEKGNYLVDVELPQNLETTYNKTIPFRQEMKGAADIVTEDLRLIERFFYQLKNIIK, from the coding sequence ATGCCTAACAATACTCAAGATATAGAGATTCGTAGTGAAGAAGTACAAGAAATTTTAACTCATTTACCTAACTGGATGATACGTTGGGGTAATACTTTACTTCTTGGACTTATAATAATGCTTTTATTCATTTCATGGTTTGTAAAATACCCTGATGTTATATCTACAGAGGTAATGGTTACCACCTCTACTCCACCCGAAAAAATTTATGCTAAATCAACCGGTCAGTTTGAAGCTTTTTTAACGAGTGAAGGTAAAAATGTCTCTGAAGGAGATGTTTTAGCGGTTATTGAAAACAGTGCTTCTTACAAAGATGTCTTACTATTGAAGAGTATTGTCGATACTATCGAAGTGAATCAACAAAAGTTCTTTTTTCCTGTTGATAAAGTTCCACCTTTAATTTTAGGAGACATAACTTCTAGCTACTCTCAATTTGAAAACGACTATTCTGAATATGTTTTAAACGAAAAACTAACTCCGTTTAAATCTGAGAACTTCGCAAACCAAATGTCTGTTATAGAAGCAAGAGGTAGACTACAAATTTTATTATCACAAAAAGAACTAAACTTAAAAGAACTAGAGTTTAAAGAAAAGGACTTAGAACGCAGTAGAAAAATGTTTGGTCAAGGAGTTATTTCTGCTAAAGAAAAAGACCAAAAAGAAATAGAATATTTACAAGCCAAACGATCATACAAAACCCTTGAATCTTCGATTTCACAAATACGTGAGTTAATCAACAATTCTGCTAAAAATTTAGAGGGAACTTCTATAAAAAAAACACAACAAGATACTCGATTGAAAAAGAAAGCTATTCAATCTTTCTTATACTTAAAAAAAGCTATTAAAGACTGGGAAAAACAATATGCGCTTACTTCTTCTATAGATGGAAAAGTATCATTTCTCTCTTTTTGGAACAAAAACCAAACTGTAAATACAGGAGATTTAATATTCACTATTATTCCAAACAAAGGAAACTCTTTTATTGGTAAAATTGAAGCACCTGCTGCTAACTCTGGTAAAATAAAGAAAGGTCAAAAAGTTCAAATTAAACTATTAAACTATCCTTCTGATGAATTTGGTGAGTTAAACGGAAAAGTCAAATCTATCTCTCTTATACCTAACGAAAAAGGCAACTATTTGGTAGATGTAGAATTACCCCAAAACCTAGAAACTACGTACAATAAAACAATTCCTTTTAGACAAGAAATGAAAGGAGCAGCTGACATCGTAACTGAAGATTTACGCTTGATAGAACGTTTTTTCTATCAACTTAAAAATATAATCAAATAA
- the uvrA gene encoding excinuclease ABC subunit UvrA, with translation MKEQEYIEVYGARAHNLKNIDVKIPREKLVVITGLSGSGKSSLAFDTIYAEGQRRYIETFSAYARQFLGGLERPDVDKIDGLSPVISIEQKTTNKSPRSTVGTITEIYDFLRLLFSRAADAYSYNTGEKMVSYSDEQIRKLILKDFDGKRIAILAPLIKSRKGHYRELFEQISKQGFVRVRVDGEIREIEKGMKLDRYKTHDIEVVIDRLVVNDAAEKRLEETIRTALYTGDNILMVIDVDDEKPRYFSRELMCPTTGIAYPNPEPNTFSFNSPKGACSHCNGLGITNEINHQKVIPDDSISIKNGGIAPLGEQKNSSIFKQLQTIAERYNFKLTDPIKSIPKEAMEIILHGGKEKFEIQSKTAGVTRNYEIDFEGIIAFIENQYKNSESTSIKRWAKGFMDEVTCSVCDGKRLKKEALHFKITDKNISDLAQMDVLELASWFQKVDKKLSEKQLTIASEILKEIRTRIQFLLDVGLDYLTLDRTSKSLSGGEAQRIRLATQIGSQLVGVLYILDEPSIGLHQRDNQKLIDSLIKLRDVGNSVLVVEHDEDMIKNADFVLDIGPGAGRHGGEIVSEGNFDDLKSHDTLTADYLSRRKEIEVPKKRRDGNGKTISLKGASGNNLKNVSVEFPLGKMICVTGVSGSGKSTLINETLYPILNAHIYRAVKKPMPFKKIEGLEHIDKVIDIDQSPIGRTPRSNPATYTGVFSEIRSLFAKTPEASIRGYKPGRFSFNVKGGRCETCQGGGVRVIEMNFLPDVHVECETCQGKRFNRETLEIRYKGKSISDILEMTINEATVFFEHIPKIYRKLKTIKDVGLGYITLGQQSTTLSGGEAQRIKLASELSKRDTGNTFYILDEPTTGLHFEDIRVLMDVLNKLADKGNTVLIIEHNLDVIKLADYIIDIGIEGGKKGGKVLTFGTPEEVSEHKKSYTAKFLKKELKK, from the coding sequence TTGAAAGAACAAGAATACATAGAAGTTTACGGAGCCCGAGCTCATAATTTAAAGAATATTGATGTTAAAATTCCTCGTGAAAAGCTAGTTGTAATTACTGGTTTAAGCGGGAGTGGAAAATCTTCTTTAGCTTTCGACACCATTTATGCTGAAGGACAACGTCGTTATATTGAAACTTTCTCAGCTTATGCACGTCAGTTTTTAGGCGGGTTAGAAAGACCTGATGTTGATAAAATAGACGGACTTTCTCCTGTAATTTCTATTGAACAAAAAACAACAAACAAAAGTCCTCGTTCTACCGTAGGAACTATTACTGAAATTTACGATTTTCTTCGTTTATTATTTTCTCGTGCAGCAGATGCTTACTCATACAATACAGGTGAAAAAATGGTAAGTTATTCTGACGAACAAATCAGAAAATTAATTTTAAAGGATTTTGACGGAAAACGCATTGCCATTCTTGCACCATTAATTAAATCGAGAAAAGGGCATTATCGCGAATTATTTGAACAAATTTCTAAACAAGGTTTTGTTCGTGTTCGTGTGGATGGAGAAATTAGAGAGATTGAAAAGGGCATGAAGCTCGATCGTTACAAAACACATGATATCGAAGTGGTTATCGATCGATTAGTTGTAAATGATGCTGCCGAAAAACGCCTAGAAGAGACTATTAGAACTGCATTATACACGGGTGATAATATTTTAATGGTAATAGATGTTGATGATGAAAAGCCTCGTTATTTTAGTCGTGAACTGATGTGTCCAACTACAGGAATTGCCTACCCTAACCCCGAACCAAACACTTTTTCGTTCAACTCACCAAAAGGAGCTTGTTCACACTGCAACGGACTAGGAATTACCAACGAGATAAACCATCAAAAAGTAATTCCAGACGATAGCATTTCTATTAAAAACGGAGGAATTGCACCCTTAGGTGAACAAAAAAATAGTTCGATTTTTAAACAGCTTCAAACTATTGCTGAGCGTTATAACTTTAAGTTAACCGACCCTATAAAAAGTATTCCTAAAGAAGCTATGGAGATTATTCTTCATGGAGGAAAAGAAAAGTTTGAAATTCAATCAAAAACTGCTGGAGTTACCAGAAATTATGAGATTGATTTTGAAGGTATCATTGCCTTTATTGAGAATCAATATAAAAACTCAGAAAGCACTTCCATCAAACGTTGGGCAAAAGGTTTTATGGATGAAGTTACTTGTTCGGTTTGTGATGGAAAGCGTTTAAAAAAAGAAGCACTTCATTTTAAAATCACCGATAAAAACATTAGTGATTTAGCCCAAATGGATGTGTTAGAGTTAGCTAGTTGGTTTCAAAAAGTTGATAAAAAACTATCTGAAAAACAATTAACTATTGCTTCTGAAATTTTAAAAGAAATCCGCACACGCATTCAGTTTTTATTGGATGTTGGGTTAGATTATTTAACATTAGACAGAACTTCAAAATCTCTTTCTGGAGGAGAAGCCCAACGCATTAGACTTGCAACACAAATAGGTTCACAACTTGTAGGTGTTTTATATATTTTAGATGAACCTAGTATTGGTTTACATCAACGTGATAATCAAAAATTAATTGACTCTTTAATTAAACTTCGTGATGTTGGAAATTCTGTTTTAGTGGTTGAGCATGATGAGGATATGATTAAGAATGCTGATTTTGTGTTAGATATTGGTCCAGGTGCAGGTCGTCATGGAGGAGAAATTGTTAGCGAAGGCAACTTTGACGATTTAAAAAGTCACGATACTCTCACTGCTGACTATTTATCGAGAAGAAAAGAAATTGAGGTTCCTAAAAAGCGTCGTGACGGAAACGGAAAAACAATCTCATTAAAAGGCGCTTCTGGAAACAACTTAAAAAATGTTTCCGTGGAATTTCCTTTAGGAAAGATGATTTGTGTCACAGGTGTTTCTGGTAGTGGAAAATCTACTTTAATCAACGAAACCCTCTACCCTATCCTAAATGCACACATTTATCGAGCGGTTAAAAAACCAATGCCTTTCAAAAAAATTGAAGGTTTAGAACATATTGATAAAGTAATTGATATTGATCAATCTCCTATTGGTAGAACTCCACGTTCAAACCCAGCTACCTATACTGGAGTGTTTAGTGAAATACGTAGTTTATTTGCTAAAACTCCAGAAGCTTCTATTAGAGGGTATAAACCAGGTCGTTTTAGTTTTAATGTAAAAGGTGGACGTTGTGAAACCTGTCAAGGTGGTGGTGTTCGTGTAATAGAAATGAATTTTTTACCAGATGTTCATGTAGAATGTGAAACTTGCCAAGGAAAACGTTTTAACCGAGAAACTTTAGAAATTCGTTATAAAGGAAAGTCGATTTCTGATATTTTAGAAATGACAATCAACGAAGCTACAGTATTTTTTGAGCATATTCCTAAGATCTATAGAAAATTAAAAACAATTAAAGATGTTGGTTTAGGGTATATTACACTCGGACAACAGTCTACTACTCTCTCTGGTGGAGAAGCACAACGTATTAAATTAGCATCAGAGTTATCAAAAAGAGATACTGGAAATACCTTTTATATATTAGACGAACCAACAACTGGACTTCATTTTGAAGATATTCGTGTGTTGATGGATGTTTTAAATAAGTTAGCAGATAAAGGAAACACTGTTTTAATTATTGAACACAACTTGGATGTAATTAAACTCGCCGATTATATTATTGATATAGGTATAGAAGGTGGTAAAAAAGGCGGTAAAGTATTAACATTTGGAACTCCTGAAGAAGTTTCTGAACACAAAAAAAGCTACACAGCAAAATTCTTAAAAAAAGAGTTAAAAAAGTGA
- a CDS encoding PspC family transcriptional regulator, giving the protein MKFIHSVRHFFERHGFNVSSRFADRLGMRATNVRLFFIYISFVTVGLSFGLYLTMAFLLRLKDMIYTKRTSVFDL; this is encoded by the coding sequence ATGAAATTCATCCATTCTGTACGACATTTTTTTGAACGACATGGTTTTAATGTATCATCTAGATTTGCAGACCGTTTAGGTATGCGAGCTACCAATGTACGGCTGTTTTTTATATACATATCGTTTGTAACAGTAGGTTTGTCTTTCGGCTTGTATTTAACCATGGCGTTTTTACTGCGTTTAAAAGATATGATTTATACAAAAAGAACTTCTGTTTTTGATTTATGA
- a CDS encoding class I SAM-dependent methyltransferase, translating into MSTNKLKIVSCVSMSGLGIEIHETAFVTSTFRSLNEDLSRDVYAKLWNNSRTNVLVKKYLNQVCVEEVSAHCLRNRFFLEEIEKLRPEVLINFGSGFSMYPFLLDQSIINIEIDKKEIVDYKKEKVKEFQNQEELPKRTIHFIGVDFSEDYVEDLLKRIKAIKKNKTSFILIEGVLFFLSRNDTDKLFDFFSILQKEGDYIGSASFQKGLKKSEGFKKLLDFCNKEMVKTEASDWQTIEDGFYKENKSYDLINHQDYFSLSKKYNNEVKLEKDLILNENFYILKK; encoded by the coding sequence TTGTCAACAAATAAACTGAAAATAGTATCTTGCGTATCAATGAGTGGTTTAGGTATAGAAATACACGAAACAGCGTTTGTTACATCAACTTTTAGGTCTTTAAATGAAGATTTGAGTAGAGATGTATATGCGAAGCTTTGGAATAATTCTCGAACAAATGTTTTAGTGAAAAAATACCTCAATCAAGTTTGTGTAGAGGAGGTTTCGGCTCATTGTTTGAGAAATCGATTCTTTCTTGAAGAGATTGAAAAGCTTAGACCAGAAGTTCTAATTAATTTTGGTTCAGGCTTTAGTATGTATCCTTTTTTATTAGATCAAAGTATAATAAATATTGAAATAGATAAGAAAGAAATAGTTGATTATAAAAAGGAAAAAGTTAAAGAGTTTCAAAATCAAGAAGAATTGCCAAAAAGAACAATCCATTTTATAGGGGTCGATTTTAGTGAGGATTATGTTGAGGATTTACTCAAAAGAATTAAAGCAATTAAAAAAAATAAAACCTCATTTATTTTAATAGAAGGTGTGCTGTTTTTTTTATCAAGAAATGACACTGATAAGCTTTTTGATTTCTTTTCGATATTACAAAAAGAAGGGGATTATATAGGAAGTGCTTCTTTTCAAAAAGGTTTAAAAAAATCAGAAGGGTTTAAAAAATTACTCGACTTTTGTAATAAAGAAATGGTAAAAACTGAGGCATCAGATTGGCAGACGATTGAAGATGGTTTTTATAAAGAAAATAAAAGTTATGATTTAATAAATCATCAAGACTATTTTAGCCTTTCCAAAAAATATAATAATGAAGTGAAGTTAGAAAAAGATTTAATTTTAAATGAGAATTTTTATATCTTGAAAAAATAG